From the genome of Oncorhynchus gorbuscha isolate QuinsamMale2020 ecotype Even-year linkage group LG18, OgorEven_v1.0, whole genome shotgun sequence:
tggaacgacatttattggatatttcaaacttttttaacaaatcaaaaactgaaaaattgggcgtgcaaaattattcagcccctttactttcagtgcagcaaactctctccagaagttcagtgaggatctctgaatgatccaatgttgacctaaatgactaatgatgataaatacaatccacctgtgtgtaatcaagtctctgtataaatgcacctgcactgtgatagtctcagatgtccgttaaaagcgcagagagcatcatgaagaacaaggaacacaccaggcaggtccgagatactattgtgaagaagtttaaagccggatttggatacaaaaagatttcccaagctttaaacatcccaaggagcactgtgcaagtgataatattgaaatggaaggagtatcagaccactgcaaatctaccaagacctggccgtccctctaaactttcagctcatacaaggagaagactgatcagagatgcagccaagaggcccatgatcactctggatgaactgcagagatctacagctgaggtgggagactctgtccataggacaacaatcagtcgtatattgcacaaatctggcctttatggaagagtggcaagaagaaagccatttcttaaaaatAACCATAAAAAGTggcatttaaagtttgccacaagccacctgggagacacaccaaacatgtggaagaaggtgctctggtcagatgaaaccaaaattgaactttttggcaatgcaaaacgttatgtttggcataaaagcaacacagctcatcaccctgaacacaccatccccactgtcaaacatggtggtggtggcagcatcatggtttgggcctgctttacttcagcagggacagggaagatggttagaattgatgggtagatggatggagccaaatacaggaccattctggaagaaaacctgatggagtctgcaaaagacctgagactgggacagagatttgtcttccaacaagacaatgatacaaaacataaagcaaaatctacaatggaatggttcaaaaataaacatatccaggtgttagaatggccaagtcaaagtccagacctgaatccagtcgagaatctgtggaaagaactgaaaactgctgttcacaaatgctctccattcaacctcactgagctcgagctgttttgcaaggaggaatgggaaaaaatttcagtctctcgatgtgcaaaaccgatagagacataccccaagcgacttacagctgtaatcgcagcaaaaggtggcgctacaaagtattaacttaagggggctgaataattttgcacgcccaatttttcagtttttgatttgttaaaaaagtttgaaatatccaataaatgtcgttccacttcatgattgtgtcccacttattgttgattcttcacaaaaaaatacagttttatatctttatgtttgaagcctgaaatgtggcaaaaggtcgcaaggttcaagggggccgaatactttcgcaaggcactgtatgttgtcATAACCTGACATAAAACATAATGACAACTTATAACATTGGATCTGTCATACTATTGAGAGTGAGGACCTCTTCATGATGCAGTTACAGGTGTTACCCACCGCGACATGCATTACATTTATCTGTAACAGAAGACCCACAAGGCACATTCACCCCCCATCCCACCCGCCAGGGCCCCCAATTTTCAAGCAACTCCGGAATTTACAATTTCTCTTTTCAATGTTTTCAAAAAAGGTTGCGTCTGCGGTAAAGAAAGTAATTAGTGAAAGAAGAATAATAAGGATAATAATGAAGAATAAATCATCTTTACAGGTGTTTTATCATTTTTACCCACCAAAGCATTTACTTTGGTTTGTCGCCCGATCCACAAACACTTTGGAGGAGATGACATTACCGAAAGGCAGGAACATCTGCATCAGCTCGCCATCCCCAAACTCCTGAGGGAGGTGGTAGATGAACAGGTTACAGCCCTCCGgccctgcacagagagagaggagagggggtggagagaggaggggaggggaagggtggGATGGGGGAAGAGAaatgagtgggagagagggaggggtgggagggtatggggagagattgagagaggggtaggaggagagggaaggggtagagagggagagaatgagagatgaaaGGGGTCGGAACGAGGTGGAAGAACGGGACAGGGTGGGacagggagagtgggggagagagagtgtgtgtggtgtgaaagCAAAGGAGTGAAAAAGTGGTGGTATAGAGGGGGAAGGCAAGAGAGAAACAAAAGGAAGGAAGAGTTTTCGGACCAACCAACATGATGAAGGAACTGAACTGATACACAACATCTGAGATCAGAAAGAATATGTAGAACAATTTCTGATCTCAGATGAtggctgtgtctcaaatggcaacccattccctatacagtgcactacttttgaccagggcactactttgtcccatagggctctggtcaaaagttgtgcactgtgaagggaatagtgtgacatttgggatgcatttATAATGCCCATACATTTCATCTACACTCCACAGGGGGGAGCCAGAGTCCCAAGCCTGAGTCATCAAGCACACAGGTCAATGAGTTCTCCCTCCACGGGCTGATTCTAGCCAGTCTACCGGTGTGCTTCTCTGTCTCACTTGTTTTCTCTGGCTTTCTTCCAGGGCAAAAATGAACTGTTAAATGCAGTGGGTGGCTGTCCCATTGCCTCTGAATATAGAACACTGTCTATTTCCCAACGAATCTACATGTTGAATCACCACCAGCAGGTGATCTACTGCAGACGTCCGACATTCGAGTTATGGTATGTCCTTTCCTAGGTGATGACTGCTCTTCACATCAGTGTGGATGAAGGAAAGAACACAAGGAAAGGAAGCTATTGAGGTGCACACCTCATATAAAATTGAGGCAGATTGGCATGGAAATGCAGGTATGTCAGGCAATGCTTATTAACACACTATGAAAGACTGGTCATTTGCTAGCAATGTACGAGCCTGGAGACAAGCAAAACATACCATCCACTTTAACACAGAATTCTATACGATTGGTATAGGCCAGGGCTGGCGTATGTGTGTGTACGCCTCAccttctctctgttgttgtgggATGATGGGAGGAGGCTGGGGAAAGGCCTGGCTGATCTGGCCATATGCAGCAGGGTAGGCtgctaagacacacacacaagcagatcAGATAACACTCAAAGGCTGGAGAGCGCgtgcacacacacctacacccacTCTCACTCTATGCACAgaaatatgtacacacacacaccaattgattAAATAACAGGCTCAGACACCTACATATCACATTATGtatgtacgcacgcacgcacacacacataccatgtGAAACTGACAGACCTGCATACTGCTGGACTCCTGTGTAAGCCTGCTGTAAGTGGTCTGCTGCAGTGGGACTCTGAGCtgttgagtcagagagagagagaggaagagagagagaggcggtgaagaaagtgagaaatagagagagaggacgagaagagCAGGAAAAAAACAGTAAGGATGGGAAGAGGCAATAAAAAAGGAGGGAAatagacagggggagagatataaagtggttagagagagactaAGAATACTAGTAAAACGAGGAATTTGAACTCCTCCCGTCTCTCACCATGTCCCCTCGAACGACTGAGCAAAAAGGACGGCGTCTGAGACTGACTacatttctacacacacacacgcacgcacgcacgcactcacacacacacacacacacacacacacacacacacacacacacacacacacacacacacacacacacacacacacacacacacacacacacacacacacacacacacacacacacacacacacacacacacacacacacacacacacacacacacacacacaccagtttgaATGGGCAGATTGAGCACTGAAGCACACCAAGGATAATGTAGATCCACCACCTCCACACAAAACTCCTGGCTTTCCTCTCCCAAAACCACAGGCATTACAGCACATCCCTGTGTGGTGCACATTTTTGGACCAAACAACATTACAGATACAGTACACAGAGACTTGGAAACATTACAGCTAAATAATAACCAACACCAATACCATGctactacacacaccacacactcgtCACAACCAAGCTGTCACACACATGCATGgaaacacacacccacatttCCATCATGAAGCaccacacatataaacacacacacacacacacaatcattatACAGCACACATGCgcaaacacactctcacacacataccacactaccatcaccaccaaaaCCATATGACCACACCGACCAATTAACACTAAGACTTAACAGGATCGTTCTGATTGAAAGAATTGGGggaagggcaggcagaatgggtACCATTCTGATagaaagaaaggggagaggacgggggtaatgggtaccttcagagagagaagagaggaagcagCCACCCTGAACCCCAAAACAACTCCGATGAGCCAAGCTGTTTTTCTCAGAGTCCTCTCTAAAAACCACCTCCTGCAACACTGGAAAGAGATTGGAGAAAGAAGCATTTCCTCCCCTCTTCACAAACCCAAGGAAGTCGACACACGTACTGGCTAACATTGGAATATGACACAAGTGCATACTATACATAAGCAACCTTTTATAGTTTATAACCTTTTCTAAACACCTTTCTTACCATTCATAACACAGCTGTTTGTTTAATTGTCATTTTTCAAGACCCGTCGACTACACAGACAAGTTTTTCTACAGAGCCAGCCCTCCTGACAAGAATCCATCGTCAAGCCCATCTGAAAGGATGGGGAGTAATTGGAGCAAAATGGACCTCCTGCACAAATTACCCTCAGTCTCAGATTTGCTCCAAAGTCACATCTTCTTTACACGTTACAATGGCCTTTGGGGACTCAGGTCTATTAGAACTTACCTGGTGTTCTACCCAGACTCATATTTATCAATGTTACATTAAATGAGTAAAATTGGGGAATATATTATGAAACATATATGATATACTGTCGTCTCTGGATCTACCAGCATACTATCCTGCATCCTACTGCTGGCTTGCctttgaagctaagcagggttggcccCTGGATGgtagaccagatgctgctggaagtggtgttggagggccaataggaggcactctttcctctgatctaaaataataatataatatacagtggggagaacaagtatttgatacgctGCTGattttttgcaggttttcctacttacaaagcatgtagaggtctgtaattttttatcataggtacacttcaactgtgagatacggaatctaaaacaaaagtccagaaaatcacattgtatgatttttaagtaattaatttgcattttattgcatgacataagtatttgatcacctaccaaccagcaAGAATTTtggttctcacagacctgttagtttttctttaagaagccctcctgttctccactcattacctgtattagctgcacctgtttgaacttgttacctgtataaaagacacctgtccacacactcaatcaaacggactccaacctctccacaatggccaagcccagagagctgtgtaaggacatcagggataaaattgtagatctgcagaaggctgggatgggctacaggacaataggcaagcagcttggtgagaaggcaacaactgttggcacaattattagaaaattgaAGTTCAAGgtgatggtcaatcaccctcggtctgaggctccatgcaagatctcacctcgtggggcatcaatgatcatgaggaaggtgagggatcagcccagaactacacggcaggacctggtcaatgacctgaagagagctgggaccacagtctcaaagaaaaccattagtaacacactacgccgtcatggattaaaatcctgcaggtccccctgctcaagccagcgcatgtccaggcccgtctgaagtttgccaatgaccatctggatgatccagaggaggaatgggagaaggtcatgtggtctgatgagacaaaaatagagctttttggtcaaAACTCCACTCgcagtgtttggaggaagaagaaggatgagtacaaccccaagaacaccatcccaaccgtgaagcatggaggtggaaacatcattctttggggatgcttttctgcaaaggggacaggatgactgcaccgtattgaggggaggatggatggggccatgtatcgtgagatcttggccaacaacctccttccctcagtaagatcATTGATGCATGACAacaacctgaaacacacagctggggcaactaaggagtggctccgtaagaagcatctcaaggtcctggagtggcctagccagtctccagacctgaacccaatagaaaatctttggagggagttgaaagtgcgtattgcccagcgacagccctgaaacctgaaggatctggagaaggtctgtttggaggagtgggccaaaatccctgctgcagtgtgtgcaaacctggtcaagaagtacaggaaacgtatgatctctgtaattgcaaacaaaggtttctgtaccaaatattaagttatgcttttctgatgtatcaaatacttatgtcatgcaataaaatgcaaatgaattacttatcacatataatgtgattttctggatttttgttttagattccatctctcacagttgaagtgtacctatgataacaattacagacctctatatgctttgtaagtaggaaaacttgcaaaatcggcagtgtatcaaatacttgttctccccactgtatatcccaATGCACCAGGGCAGTAAATTAGGGACATTGCCCTCtgtagggtgccatctttcaTCTGAGATGTTaaactggtgtcctgactctctgtggtcactaacgATTCCATGGCACTTATAGTAAGAGTAggagtgttaaccctggtgtcctggctaaattcccaatctggccctcataccatcatggccacctaatcatccctagTTTTAGCTaattcatctcctctcccctgtaactattccccaggttgttgctataaatgagaatgtgttgtcAGTCAGCTTAACTGGTAAAAAGGAACATGAAAACAATTCCATCCATCTACTGTATGTAGATCATTGGGTGTACTCTGTGTGCCTTATGGCGAGTGTGTTTCACGCaggtagtgagtgtgtgttatattgtctctatatatCCTTAAGCAAGTGTATGTTGTGCTGAATCCAGAGCAGACTAGGTGAACAGTCTGCTGATGTACCCttgtgcaaggcacttaaccctaattgctcctgtaaagttgctttggataagagcgtcttctAAATGACTAATATGTGTGGTTGTGGGAGGCTCACCAGGATAGGGGTGTATCCCGTTGGTGTACACAGCTTCGGCAGGGGGCTGCCCGTTAGCCTGAGGGGGTGGCATTCCATTGAAACCATTCACACTGATGGGCGAGGGGATACTGGTCACCGTGGGGCCGCTGATACCAGGGGGGGTACTGCCACCTGGCAGATAGCGAtgtcgaaagagagagagagatgagcaggTGACATTGCTCGTTGTCAGGCCAGTTAACTGGCAGAGTTTGGTCTGACAACTGAGGGTGTTTTATACTGACAACTGAGGGAGATTTATCTTACAACTAAGTCCAGGACCCCACCCAAGCTGATAATGTCCTAACATGGTTGCCTTACATGTGGAGAAGTTGAACCCTTGAATGCTGCCCTCACCTGAGGTGGGGGTCATGTGCCCTCCTGGGAGTCCGTTGATGGTGGCCATGTGCTGCATCTGTGCGGCGGCGAAGGCTGCCATAGGGCTGAGGTAGCCCCCCTGCCCTACTGACGCCATCAAcgctgcctgctgctgctgcacctgcatggggggagagggagccaggggaaaggggagagtgagaaagagagtgtaaCTTTATTTTGTCAAGTTTTGTCTGCACTGTTTTTGTGCTTCAGCTCATACCctactttgtatgtgtgtgtgtgtgtgtgtgtgtgtgtgtgtgtgtgtgtgtgtgtgtgtgtgtgtgtgtgtgtgtgtgtgtgtgtgtgtgtgtgtgtgtgtgtgtgtgtgtgtgtgtgtgtgtgtgtgtgtgtgtgtgtgtgttctacctgtgCGTAGGCCCCGTAGGCCCCAAACTGCAGGGCCATGGGGTTGAAGATGCCCATCTGACCAGCCATCTGCTGCATGCGCCGGATGGTGCGCTCCTTATCCGTGTCGGCAAACTTCACCACCAGACTTGAGGACgcaccctgccacacacacacacacacacacacacacacacacacacacacacacacacacacacacacacacacacacacacacacacacacacacacacacacacacacacacacacacacacacacacacacacacacacacacacacacacacacacacacacacacacacacacacacacagagcgagagagacgaggAGTACATGTGTtaacacatacaaacatacactaCCAAGGACACACACTAGCTGATACACTCACCATATTGAATACTGAACTCACAGGCATTGTCTGGCTGCCGTGTAGCGCACTGATAGCTGCCTGAGCTTCAGCGTGAGAGGAATACTTTACGAACGcacaacctgagagagagagagaagcagagagagacagggcagagagggagagagaaacacacagagagagataaacagaggaaaacagagagagtgaggagagagagagaaaaggcaaTCAGTCAGACAGTCTGTCACTATCCACATAATTTAAACCCTCTTCCATAAGGAGTTGACTGATGAAGCCCAACGATAATTATTTCACTTACAGTACTATCGATAAAACTCAGTGATGAATCTGAATGATCAAGCTCAGTGATTATTGGGCGTCCCCATCGTTCCCATTCAACTCAGACAGAGTTCCCTGATGAGGCTTATTGATGAATGTGAATGATAAAGCGTACAGTATTCATTGGGCTTAGTTGCAATGAAGCATATTGATTAGTGTAAGACCGCTGATGAACAACATGAAGTAAAGCAATGAAGCGGCACTGACCAACCTAATGAGGTTTACCACTAAAGCCTGCCAATGAAGAGCACTGATGAAGGGTGTAAGGTGAAGTTacccctagacgctgatcttggTTCAGTTTAGTATTGGTGCATTGGTACcttggtgcattggtaccgcttgccgtgtggtaacagagagaactgtctatgacttgggtggctagagtctttgacaTTTTTAGTGCCTTCatctaacaccgcctggtatagaggtcctggatggcagggacctcggccccagtgatgtactgggccatacgtaGTAACATCTGTAGCGTCTTGCGGTTGGATGCCAAGCATGTGcaataccaggtggtgatgcagccagtgaaaatgctctcaatggtgcagctgtaaacctatttgaggatttgagggcctATGCaaaaatcttttcagcctcctgagggggaagaggtgttgtcgtgccctcttcacgactgcgttggcgtgtgtggaccatgatataTCCTTAGTGTCACAAGTTACGGATTAAATTGAATATAAGAAACAACTGCAGCTATCACAAACAGTGTTGTTGACCAGAGTCTTAAAAACAGGCAAGGACACTAACTCCCCTAACTTTAATATCTTTTGAATGGGAAAAATATTGTTTCCCCATCTCAGTTCTAGCCTTAGGTACAGACAAGGACAGCAGCGACTGTGAACGAAGACTGTATTGAGTGACTGATCTGGTCAGTAAGGAACAGAGATACAAAAGGAGTTGTCCCATCAGTGCTTTGTACACAAAACGTGTACCAGTGCTTTAGCCTCCTGTTGGAGAGAGAAGTCCATTGCACAGTGATGTGTAAGTGATCTAGCATTTGTAATAAATCTTAAAACACCATGTTTCCGGAGTTTGTAAGGTATTTGCTGAGGCCTGCATAGACAATATCACCATAATCCAGCACTGATTAAAAAAACTCTGGTGATTTGAACAAGATCCTTTCTGACTTACATTGAAAAGTGAGATTTGTTCCAAAAATATAATCCCAATTTCAAATTCAGTTTCTGAGTAAAATTATTATTGTGCTGTTTAGAATTCAGCTTTTCATCTAACCAAATCACAAGATGTTGTAGGTGGTGACCCTATCAATTTGCTGGCCTTTTATAGTTCAAATCTGCAAGTGACTCCATCTGTTTACTTTCAGGGAAGAGAAAGCCATACATTTTGTTTTCCTTGCATTAAGCACAAGTTTCAATTCGAATAGCTGCCTTTTTTCGtgttatccaattgttagtagttaatatattgtctcatcgctacaactcctgcgatgcagtgccttagaccactgcgcctccCGGAATGCTGAATAGCTGCCTTTTGAATAACATCAAAAGCCAACTGTATGTCTTGAAAAGTCTTctcaattttacatttacatttacatttaagtcatttagcagacgctcttagatGCTCTAGAATAAATAATTTTGTCATCGGCATACAGATGGGGATTTGCAGGGTCAACAGACTTCCCTATGTCATGTATATACAGTGTAAAAAGGATCGCACCTAAAATTGAGCCCTGGGGAACTCCTTTTGTAAGCCTTCGAAACTCAGATTTCATACCCATCTGTGCTACATACTGTGTTCTGTTAGAAAGGTCGTTTTGGAACCAATCCACTGCATCAACACTTAAACCAAcctgttctggcaccacactgtcaggtctctgatctccaccctataggctgtctcatcatcatcTGCGATCAGTTCTGCCACCGtcatgtcgtcagcaaacttaatgatgcttCTGCAGTCATGCGTGGcaatgcagtcatgggtgaacagggagtacaggaagggactaagcatgcacccctgaagggcccccgtgttgaaggtcagtgtggcagatgtgttgatgCCTCCCCTCACaaactgggggcggcccgtcaggaagtccaggatccatttatagagggaggtgttcagtctcagggtccttagcttagtaatgagcttggaggacacaatggtgttgaacgctgagctccagtcaatgaacaccattctcacataggtattcatcttgtccagctgagagatggcagtgtggagtgcaatagagatggcatcatctgtggatctgttgggtctgtatgcaaattggagtgggtccaggatgtctgggatgatggtgttgatgtgagccatgaccagcctttcaaagtatttCCTGGCTACAGATGTGACTGCTACGGGTAATAGTTGTTTACACAGGTTACCTATGGTGGTCTGCTCGAAACATGTAGATATTGAAcatttcagtgaagacacttgccagctggtcagcataTGCTTTGAGTAcgcgtctggccctgcagccttgtgaatgttaacctgtttaaaggtcttactcacggttcagtgttacttgccttgaagcaagcatagaaggcgtttagctcatctggaaggctcgcgtcactgggcagctcatggctttgtttccctttgtaatctaaGATAGTTTGCAAATCCTGCCAcgtccgacgagcgtcagagccggctTAGTAGGTTTCGATCTCAATCCTgcattgatgctttgcctgtttcatGGCTCATCAGAGGTCGTagcgagatttcttataagcgtccagattGGCGCctcactccttgaaagtggcaactctggttgggatatgtatgtacggtcactgtggggacgatgtcgtcaatgcacttataaatgaagccggtgactgatgtggtaaactgcTCAATGCAATGTGGTAAACTGCTCAATGCAATCGGATGagtcccagaacatattccattcCTTGCCAGCAAAAcggtcctgtagtttagcatctgcttcatcggaccacttccgtattgagcgcgtcactggtacttcctgcttgagtttttgcttgtaagcatgaATCAGCAGGATAGAGTaatgatcagatttgccaaaagtagggcgagggagagctttgtatgcatttctgtgtgtgggGTAAAGGTAATCTAGAGTTTTGTctcctctagttgcacaggtgataTGCTGGTAGAAATGGCGTAAGACGGA
Proteins encoded in this window:
- the LOC124004301 gene encoding CUGBP Elav-like family member 4 isoform X6, which gives rise to MATLTNGQVDGTNGLVNGLSHSPAGCGGTIPMKDHDAIKLFIGQIPRNLDEKDLRPLFEEFGKIYELTVLKDRFTGMHKGCAFLTYCARESALKAQNALHEQKTLPGMNRPIQVKPADSESRGEDRKLFVGMLNKQQSEDDVRRLFESFGSIEECTILRGPDGNSKGCAFVKYSSHAEAQAAISALHGSQTMPGASSSLVVKFADTDKERTIRRMQQMAGQMGIFNPMALQFGAYGAYAQVQQQQAALMASVGQGGYLSPMAAFAAAQMQHMATINGLPGGHMTPTSGGSTPPGISGPTVTSIPSPISVNGFNGMPPPQANGQPPAEAVYTNGIHPYPVLQEVVFREDSEKNSLAHRSCFGVQGGCFLSSLSEAQSPTAADHLQQAYTGVQQYAGLSVSHAYPAAYGQISQAFPQPPPIIPQQQREGPEGCNLFIYHLPQEFGDGELMQMFLPFGNVISSKVFVDRATNQSKCFGFVSFDNPGSAHAAIQSMNGFQIGMKRLKVQLKRPKDANRPY
- the LOC124004301 gene encoding CUGBP Elav-like family member 4 isoform X8 yields the protein MATLTNGQVDGTNGLVNGLSHSPAGCGGTIPMKDHDAIKLFIGQIPRNLDEKDLRPLFEEFGKIYELTVLKDRFTGMHKGCAFLTYCARESALKAQNALHEQKTLPGMNRPIQVKPADSESRGEDRKLFVGMLNKQQSEDDVRRLFESFGSIEECTILRGPDGNSKGCAFVKYSSHAEAQAAISALHGSQTMPGASSSLVVKFADTDKERTIRRMQQMAGQMGIFNPMALQFGAYGAYAQVQQQQAALMASVGQGGYLSPMAAFAAAQMQHMATINGLPGGHMTPTSGGSTPPGISGPTVTSIPSPISVNGFNGMPPPQANGQPPAEAVYTNGIHPYPVLQEVVFREDSEKNSLAHRSCFGVQGGCFLSSLSEAQSPTAADHLQQAYTGVQQYAAYPAAYGQISQAFPQPPPIIPQQQREGPEGCNLFIYHLPQEFGDGELMQMFLPFGNVISSKVFVDRATNQSKCFGFVSFDNPGSAHAAIQSMNGFQIGMKRLKVQLKRPKDANRPY
- the LOC124004301 gene encoding CUGBP Elav-like family member 4 isoform X10, whose amino-acid sequence is MATLTNGQVDGTNGLVNGLSHSPAGCGGTIPMKDHDAIKLFIGQIPRNLDEKDLRPLFEEFGKIYELTVLKDRFTGMHKGCAFLTYCARESALKAQNALHEQKTLPGMNRPIQVKPADSESRGEDRKLFVGMLNKQQSEDDVRRLFESFGSIEECTILRGPDGNSKGCAFVKYSSHAEAQAAISALHGSQTMPVSSVFNMGASSSLVVKFADTDKERTIRRMQQMAGQMGIFNPMALQFGAYGAYAQVQQQQAALMASVGQGGYLSPMAAFAAAQMQHMATINGLPGGHMTPTSGGSTPPGISGPTVTSIPSPISVNGFNGMPPPQANGQPPAEAVYTNGIHPYPAQSPTAADHLQQAYTGVQQYAAAYPAAYGQISQAFPQPPPIIPQQQREGPEGCNLFIYHLPQEFGDGELMQMFLPFGNVISSKVFVDRATNQSKCFGFVSFDNPGSAHAAIQSMNGFQIGMKRLKVQLKRPKDANRPY
- the LOC124004301 gene encoding CUGBP Elav-like family member 4 isoform X2 is translated as MATLTNGQVDGTNGLVNGLSHSPAGCGGTIPMKDHDAIKLFIGQIPRNLDEKDLRPLFEEFGKIYELTVLKDRFTGMHKGCAFLTYCARESALKAQNALHEQKTLPGMNRPIQVKPADSESRGDRKLFVGMLNKQQSEDDVRRLFESFGSIEECTILRGPDGNSKGCAFVKYSSHAEAQAAISALHGSQTMPVSSVFNMGASSSLVVKFADTDKERTIRRMQQMAGQMGIFNPMALQFGAYGAYAQVQQQQAALMASVGQGGYLSPMAAFAAAQMQHMATINGLPGGHMTPTSGGSTPPGISGPTVTSIPSPISVNGFNGMPPPQANGQPPAEAVYTNGIHPYPVLQEVVFREDSEKNSLAHRSCFGVQGGCFLSSLSEAQSPTAADHLQQAYTGVQQYAGLSVSHAYPAAYGQISQAFPQPPPIIPQQQREGPEGCNLFIYHLPQEFGDGELMQMFLPFGNVISSKVFVDRATNQSKCFGFVSFDNPGSAHAAIQSMNGFQIGMKRLKVQLKRPKDANRPY
- the LOC124004301 gene encoding CUGBP Elav-like family member 4 isoform X1, whose amino-acid sequence is MATLTNGQVDGTNGLVNGLSHSPAGCGGTIPMKDHDAIKLFIGQIPRNLDEKDLRPLFEEFGKIYELTVLKDRFTGMHKGCAFLTYCARESALKAQNALHEQKTLPGMNRPIQVKPADSESRGEDRKLFVGMLNKQQSEDDVRRLFESFGSIEECTILRGPDGNSKGCAFVKYSSHAEAQAAISALHGSQTMPVSSVFNMGASSSLVVKFADTDKERTIRRMQQMAGQMGIFNPMALQFGAYGAYAQVQQQQAALMASVGQGGYLSPMAAFAAAQMQHMATINGLPGGHMTPTSGGSTPPGISGPTVTSIPSPISVNGFNGMPPPQANGQPPAEAVYTNGIHPYPVLQEVVFREDSEKNSLAHRSCFGVQGGCFLSSLSEAQSPTAADHLQQAYTGVQQYAGLSVSHAYPAAYGQISQAFPQPPPIIPQQQREGPEGCNLFIYHLPQEFGDGELMQMFLPFGNVISSKVFVDRATNQSKCFGFVSFDNPGSAHAAIQSMNGFQIGMKRLKVQLKRPKDANRPY
- the LOC124004301 gene encoding CUGBP Elav-like family member 4 isoform X7, with the translated sequence MATLTNGQVDGTNGLVNGLSHSPAGCGGTIPMKDHDAIKLFIGQIPRNLDEKDLRPLFEEFGKIYELTVLKDRFTGMHKGCAFLTYCARESALKAQNALHEQKTLPGMNRPIQVKPADSESRGDRKLFVGMLNKQQSEDDVRRLFESFGSIEECTILRGPDGNSKGCAFVKYSSHAEAQAAISALHGSQTMPGASSSLVVKFADTDKERTIRRMQQMAGQMGIFNPMALQFGAYGAYAQVQQQQAALMASVGQGGYLSPMAAFAAAQMQHMATINGLPGGHMTPTSGGSTPPGISGPTVTSIPSPISVNGFNGMPPPQANGQPPAEAVYTNGIHPYPVLQEVVFREDSEKNSLAHRSCFGVQGGCFLSSLSEAQSPTAADHLQQAYTGVQQYAGLSVSHAYPAAYGQISQAFPQPPPIIPQQQREGPEGCNLFIYHLPQEFGDGELMQMFLPFGNVISSKVFVDRATNQSKCFGFVSFDNPGSAHAAIQSMNGFQIGMKRLKVQLKRPKDANRPY